The region ACTGCCATTGACCTGGAAGCGGGCCGCATGCCCCCCCTCCGTGGATTTCAGCGTCCAGCCCATCAGACTGTCACCCGGAGAAAGCAGGCGCATCGCTGATATCTGCGAGGCACCCCGGGGAATGACCACGGCGAAGGTCTGACCGCCACGACGTTCAATGCCGGTCAGCTCGAACGGTGCAGCCAGCGTCACCGCGCGCCTGACTGACCGGTTAATCTTTTTTGATGCGGACGCCGTCCGACTTTTTCCTGCCTCACTGGCGGTGCGGGGCTTTTCAGGCTCTGAAGGTTTTTGTGCAGGTTCTGCCCTGCGGTTAAGCTCATCCAGCGTGGCTTTAGCCTGCTGAACGTCGTGCTCTAGCGCACCCGCGCGGGTCTGCAACTGAGCCACCGCCTGGCTGTTGGTGTTTTCGTTATCACGGAGCTGATTGATCGCGCTCTTCAGGCTGTCCTGCTGTTCACGGGTTGACTGAACTGCGCCAGGCAGGTCAGCAAGCGCGGCGGCCTGCTGTTCAAGCGTTTTAAGCCGATTTTCCATTGCCGAAACATTTGAGGTCAGCTGGCCAATCTGTCCGCTGCGAAAAGCGGCATCGAGCGTGTTAAAACGAATGGTGAGGTCAGATACCTGACTGCCCATAACAACCAGCGCAATGAGTGATCCGGCCAGACTGACAGTCAGTAAAATTGCACTGCCGGTCAGGAGAATTTTTCGGGGGCTAAACGGCAGTCGCTGACGCGGCTTGACTGCAGCAGAGGGCTGCACCTCTGGCCCACAGAGCTGAGACTCAGGCGCATCCGGAAGTAGTTCCTCGGGTGAGGCATGACTGGGTGACATACAGGGTTTCCTTATGGCTGCACAGCAGAACGGCCATAAGGTGCAAAAATGCGCGAAGAATAACGATGATTAACTCATTAGCCGTTTGTAAAAATTTCAGGAAGACGCCAGCAAGTGGATATCAATGAACTGAGTACGGGTATGGAAGATCTGCTCTGCAGATACCTGGAGGAGCAGTGCAGTAAAACTCAACACATAAGGTGTAATGGATAAAAAAAACCGCATACCAATAAATGGCATGCGGTATCAATATGTCATTAGAGGTTTGCTTTCGTTGGTACTACTTAATTTTCATAAAAATCATTTCGGCAGTCAATCTGCGGAAACTGATTCCTTAGTTACAAAAGGGTTTATCAGGACCCTTCCGGGGTCACGGACGTTAATTTCCCCAGGAGGCGGGAGTCTCTTGCCCGCTCGCGCGGCGATCGCCTGAATGCGCAGGAGACTTGACGCTGCTAAGAAGACTGCCTCTTCACGCGTTGCTGCTGTTATGACCGTATGATCGAGATCTGTGAAGCGCAGAAGGTATTGCCCTTCTTTTTCCTCAATCTCTGCCGGATAAGGTATGAAAATAGTCGCCAGTTTTTGCGCCTGACGACGCCGCGCATCCAGCTTGCTCACCAGTTGTGTCGCGCGCAGATGGGTATATCGCTTTAGCATATTCATACTCTTATGACCGGAAATAGCCGCAACCTCCATGACATTCAGAGTGCCCAGCTCAAACAGCCGGCTGACCGCCTCGTGGCGAAGGTCATGAAAGTGAAGGTCCTTAATTCCTGTTTCACACAGAAGGGCACGCCAGGCGCTCTTGAATCCATTTGATGTGTAGCTGAAAACGGGCCCTGAAACCGCACCTGCGAACTCTTTCAGCACCTGCCGCGCCTTCCAGGACAAAGGTACGTCCCGGGCTGTACCATTTTTTGTTAAAGGCAGATGCGCCACTCCCATATGAAGATCGACGTACTCCCACCTCAGAGACAGGATTTCGCCCTGACGCATGGCTGTTTCTAACGCCAGTTGAAAAATAGCAAGGAGCTGCGGATTTTTACTTTGAAGAGCACGTTTAATGCGGCGTTCTTCAACTGAAGTGAGACGACGGGTCCGCCCCGGAGACGCAGCAGGTTTACGTACGTGTTCAACCGGATTATGAGAGCAGGTTCCCCATTCAATGCGTGCAAGGTTATAAAGTGCGGAAAGTAATGCCAGTTCCAGCCTGACAGTATTTGCACTGACATTGTGACCTGTACGGGTACTAATTGTGCTGAGCCTTGAATCCCGATAATCAGCGATATCCACGGATGAAATCTCATCCATAAATTTGCCAGCCAGTGCCGATCGTTTTAACACATTTATTCGGTAAAACTCCTGCAGGTGGCCGCGCTTATGCACAGAGACACTACTAAAATATTTATCCAGCGCCTTAACCAGCGTCATTTTTTTTATGCGATTCCGCAGTGCCATCCTATTCCCCTGAAAAATCAGGAAAGATAACACAATCTTGAATGACATAACTGTCAATCCGGTGTGTGGAAAAACCCTTCATCAAAGGGGGGGCAATATGTTCTTCGAAAATATTGGCCAAGTGGTGAATTGGTGCCAGAAAACCAATTACTTTGTCAGCCAAATCCAGCAACTGGAGGATGTAACTGCCCGGCGGGCACCTTAGATACAGCTTATATGACTGGGCAGTCCAATCTTTATAAAGCTTGGGATACTTTTTTCGAGACTCATTTTTGTACTTTGTAACTGCTTGAGTATTTGAGGGACTGGTTAAGAAAAAATGTTTTGTTTACTAGCCTGTCAATCCGGTGTGTGGAGAAGTGCTGGATTGACACTGGGAGCAATACAGTATGGTGGACAGACTTCCTACCATGATGTGAAGGGGCTGATGGGCTAGCATTGTGCCCTGATGGAACAGTAATGGTTGGTCTGCGCAATCAGGGCGGAGACATTGACCTTTATACAGTCCTCTGCCGCTAGTACCAGCCGGATATGAGCCCCTACTCATAGGTATATATGGTAAAAGCACCTGGTGAGCACCCTTGACTTGGCAGCGGGTTTGAAACGATCGAATAGCCGGTATTGGCAGGCACCTGAAATGAAATCGTCCCTGATTTAGCCCAGGCTGGATTATTGTCGGATGCAGACGCTGCTCCTACGCCACCTGCAGAAGCACTCAGCGCCCAGGTGTTAGTACAGCCCTGACCATCACCGAGATCCTTGTACACGATTGAATTACCGCCTACTGCATACACAGTGATAGTTGCATTAGCTGAGTTATATCCGTTGTACTGTGAAGTGAAGCTGCCAACTAAGGAATAACGTCCGCTGTTTTTGGATCCACTCCACACACCGGATTGACAGGAAAGTATGGCGCCAGCACCGTCGCGGCTTACCAGCCCGTTTGGCGAGCAACCTGCGCCGGCCGAGTTGACACCATCAAGCTGTAAAACCTCTCCCGTAGACAGGCGCCCGTCTGCCCGAACGCTTCCGCCGCGAACCTGACCGCCGGTGTAAATATTTTTGTTATTGATGGCACGCACCCAGTCGTTATCAGACATATAAAAACCGCCGCCATACGTCTCATTCAGCCAGCCCTTGCTCCCACGCGTTATAAACCAGCCATTATTTGAACGGATATCATTATTTGCCGTCATGGCATTACCCGCGGTCACATTCGAGCCGGCTGTCACATTCTGCCCGGTCACAGTTCCACTGGCGGTGATATTACCGCCCGCAGTGACATTACTGGTGAAGGCACCGTTTGCTGCGTTGACGGTGGCCGTGTTATTGAGATTGTTTCCTCCCATGTCAATGCTGGTATGCATCGTATTAAGGTCGGGCTTGCCGGTAACGGAAAAACGATACAGGCGATCACTTTCACCGCGCGCAACGCCCAGTTCATCTGTTGTCAGCAGCACGGCAATATGCCCCTGCGTGGTACTGACACCAAATTGTGACAACGGTAAGCTCCAGCTGCTCATCGCACCGGTGGCGATGCCTGACGTCCAGATATACCCACCCATGCCTGACGTGATATCCATGGATATCTGACGCAGCGCCAGAAAAGGAAGCGCGGAGCCGTTCTGCGTGTACACCAGAGCCTGCAGCTGATCGGTATTCGTCCCATTGCGGACCAGCGCAGCACGATATCCCTGACCATCTATCGTATTTTCACTGAACCCCTGCTCCAGAAAACCGGTATTTTTTAACATGACCGGGGTCACGATGACCGGGGCCGTTGTTGTGGCACTCGAGAGCAATGTGTCGTAATAACGCCCCGTGTAACTCTTCACGGCCTGGGTAAAGCGTGATACCTGTGCGGACGTGTTCATCCAGGTGCGCTTTTGCATCCATTCACTGATCAGTGAATAGCCCCATACGCTGACCAGCAGAAGGATAATCAGTGCAGCGCCGGTGCTGAGGATGGCCCATCCCCGGTCCATTGAGTTGTTTGATTTCACGGGCTTCACCATGTAATGAGTGGTTGATAAAGTCGGGTTAAAGTGACAAGAATCGCGCCAGTGCACAGCCAGGGCCCCATCGGTCCCCCTTCACTGACTCGGCGAACCAGCAACTGCCAGATCACAAAAAATATGACGCCGGCAAGCAAAGCAGAAAGTCCTTCAGGTCCGCCCAGCCAGGCAGACACGGCGCCCGCCAGCCAGACATCCCCCAGACCCAGACATTCTCGGCCATGCATTCTGAACGTGGCATATCGCCATACGGCAAATACAGCCAGCGCGGTCACAGCTGAGAAGAAGTGTTCCCAGAAAGCGGGAAAGGCAAGAGCAGAGACCAGTCCGGCGATTAGACAGCTAACCGTCATTTCCCGGGGAAGAAAGCCGGTAATGGCATCACTCAGCGTCATTTTGAAGAGAAAAAGGCTGAATAATACCGCCAGTAGTCGTTCCAGGGCGGGCGCCGGAGACATAATCATAAAGGCTGTTGCGGCTGCGAAAAGCCAGGTGATACCTGCCGGTGCGGGTGTGGAAAAGACCTTTACCCACTCCCGACCATCATTCGAGGTCATCAGATAAAGGCGCACAAGGCTCGCCATTGCACTGAAGATGCAGATGCACAGTGGGAAAATAATGATAAGCGTGGGCCACGGCATGCTCAGGGTCAGCAGGGTCACAGTTTAACTCCCCGTTCTTTCTGCAAAAGCTGGCGGTAAATGGCATAAATCCGGTTGGCGTAGGACTCACGGGTTTCATGACGATCTTTTCTGAAGCCGGCGTTATAAGAGCCCAGGCAGTTCCAACTGATGCCACAGACCTGAAAATGCTTCGCCAGTATCCAGGTGCCGATTTGCACGTTCAGACAAGGGCGCGTCAGGAGTTCCTGAGGGCTGTGGATAACGCCCTGAGCCATCAACGAAGGAATGTGTGTTGAGTTGACCTGCATAAGTCCGTAGTCGGTGCTCAGCGCCCGACCCGTAGTTTTATCGCGGTTGATACTGGTAATCCCCGGACGGAGGCTGCTTTCGCCCGTTGCTATGGCTTTTAGCAACAGTGGGTCAATGTGATATTTCGCGCCCGCCGCATCAAAGCAGAAGGCCCCCGCACGGGGGCACAGCATGATCAGAAGCAGAAACGTGAAAATACGCAGCATGTCATCAGCCATTGTGCGTGAAGACGAGGGTATTGTTACCGGTCATACCGCTGTCAGCAGAGCAGGATTTTCCCGCCTCTTCTGCACTCACAACACCATCGCTGTAGTCCGTACTGTTGATGGTAATAGCGCTGAACGCACCACCGGAGCCCAGTTGGGTAGCGAGAGAGATGCAGTCTGCCTGCGGTACTTTCTGAGTCGTCACGGAAAATCCGTTGTTAAACCCGTTAGTCGCCACCGGCGCCATCACGACCTGCCCGCCGTAACTGTTCCACATGGTGGCGGAGCCTGAGCTCGCCGTCCCCTGAATGGTCCAGCCGGCTTTCGGTGCGCCCCCCTGCTGAATGAGCGTACCGGTCATCGTGGTGCCACTAGTGAAGTTATATCCCCCCTGTGTCTGCTTGAGCTGCTGAGCATTGGTCACGATGGTCTGGAGATTTGACACCTCCACGCCAACGGACTTTTTCCCCCACAGGCTCCATACCCATGCACCAACAATACAGATAACAATGACGGTACCCAGCGCAATGGCACCGTGTTCCAGAATGCCCCAGCCGCGGTCGGGATGGCGCTGATGCTGCGGGAAAGCCTTTGATGACATGATTTTTCCTTAATGATTGCTGAACGTGTTCATGTCCTGAATCTGCATCACCATCAGCAGAATGAGTAAGAAGAAACTCATAATCAGAACGAGAGAAAAGAGTTTGGTGACGTTCGCGCGCCGGGCAACGCGCGCCAGGGCCTGCTCCAGCCAGCGGTCGGCATACCGGGTAATCAGCGACGCAGCGCTGCTGCCTTTATCCAGCAGCGAGAGGTAGTTCACCGCCTCACGGCTGGGGAAGTCATAACCGCTGTTGCGCATTGCACGGCCCAGAGAATCCCCTTCGCTCATGCACTCCATCGCCCCCTCAATCCGCTCCTGCAGCCAGGGCGGTGCAAATCCGTTCAGGATCTGCAGAGATTTGAGTTCCTGCACGCCGGCACCGAGCAGCGCCCCAATATTCATCAGAAAAACGGCGCCCTGCAGGTCTTTGTAAACCGACCAGGGCATGAGGTAATCAGCGAAACGACGCAGTCGCCCCCGCCACCGCGGCAGAGACCAGAATGCAAGAACCACCAGACCGGCGGCTACAGCCGCCGCGGTCAGCCCCCACTGGCCTGTCCAGAGTGCGACGCCGTTCATCAGGCCGAGTGCCCCGGTCCAGCCCGCAGGATCGGACATTTTGCTCATCGTTGGCACCAGCGCCAGATTGTTGGCCAGCAGCAGTCCTGTTCCCAGCAAGACCAACACGACAGGGAACACCGAGGCGAAAAGAACCTGACCGAGGATGCGCCGGCGGGCGAGAATGAGCTTGTCGGCCTGCATCAGGGCGCCAGGAATATTGCCGGTTTCCATCCCGGCGCTGATCAGCGCGGCCTCCTCATAGGGTGCCCAGACGGCGAGGACATCCTGCAGTGCGCGCCCGGGGCGGTTATCGTTTACCCCTTCAAGGCAGTCCTGGACCAGCTCATGGTAGGGATGCCAGCGCTGGCCAAAATCGGTATGCACTTCACCGATCATGATCAGCGCCTCTTTAAGTTGTTTGCGGTTCTCCAGCAGAAAGCGCAGCGTCTCGTAAAAGGGCTGGCGATACTGGCCGGTAAAGGTCGCTCTGACAAGGCGATAGCGCAGTTTTTCTGCGACCGACATGTCCCTGTCTGGCGTAAAGCGATTAACGGATGCCATCGGGGACCTCACAATGCATGACCTCATCTTCATCCAGTGGACAGATAAGGTCGCCTTCAAGCGGGTCGACACGCCCCTCTGCCAGATATCGCATCAGGTGCATACGCCGGGTGATCCCCCCGTTGTTCACCCAGTACTGGCGGGCCACCGCTGGCCCGTGTGACAGCCAGAGCTGCATCTGGCGCGCATCCGTCCTGACCACCTCGGCCACGGCTGTTCGCCCCGTCACCCCACGGCTGATAATGCGCCCCGTCAGCGGCACCGTTTTCTGACAGTGCGGGCAACCTTCGTGATTGCGGAAGTAAAGTTTGCTGGTATCGCAGAGCCCCTCAATGGTGCAGTACTGTTCTAGACGGGCACGCGTATCGGCGTCCAGATCAGGGGATTTAACCTTCCAGGGGACACGGCAGCGTTCGCACAGCAGTGGCACCAGACGCTGGCCTATCAGGCCGGTGATGAGTGCCGCATCCGCCAGAAGATGACGGTCCACACCAAAGTGCTCCATACGGCGAAGTGCGCCAATTGCACTTTGTGTGTGTGTGGTAGAAAGAAGAAGATGACCCGTTTCACTGGCATAAATGGCCGCAATCAGTGAATGAAGGTCCCTCATCTCACCGTTCAGGATGGCATCCGGATCAAGGCGCAGCGCGGAGGCGTTGGCATTATCCCATGCACGGCTGACAGCCTCCGGGGAGTTATCGGCGGGCATAACGGGTGTCTGAATCGCGCCCGGAATACGACCCTCGGGTGGA is a window of Pantoea rwandensis DNA encoding:
- a CDS encoding type 4 pilus major pilin is translated as MSSKAFPQHQRHPDRGWGILEHGAIALGTVIVICIVGAWVWSLWGKKSVGVEVSNLQTIVTNAQQLKQTQGGYNFTSGTTMTGTLIQQGGAPKAGWTIQGTASSGSATMWNSYGGQVVMAPVATNGFNNGFSVTTQKVPQADCISLATQLGSGGAFSAITINSTDYSDGVVSAEEAGKSCSADSGMTGNNTLVFTHNG
- the pilV gene encoding shufflon system plasmid conjugative transfer pilus tip adhesin PilV produces the protein MKSNNSMDRGWAILSTGAALIILLLVSVWGYSLISEWMQKRTWMNTSAQVSRFTQAVKSYTGRYYDTLLSSATTTAPVIVTPVMLKNTGFLEQGFSENTIDGQGYRAALVRNGTNTDQLQALVYTQNGSALPFLALRQISMDITSGMGGYIWTSGIATGAMSSWSLPLSQFGVSTTQGHIAVLLTTDELGVARGESDRLYRFSVTGKPDLNTMHTSIDMGGNNLNNTATVNAANGAFTSNVTAGGNITASGTVTGQNVTAGSNVTAGNAMTANNDIRSNNGWFITRGSKGWLNETYGGGFYMSDNDWVRAINNKNIYTGGQVRGGSVRADGRLSTGEVLQLDGVNSAGAGCSPNGLVSRDGAGAILSCQSGVWSGSKNSGRYSLVGSFTSQYNGYNSANATITVYAVGGNSIVYKDLGDGQGCTNTWALSASAGGVGAASASDNNPAWAKSGTISFQVPANTGYSIVSNPLPSQGCSPGAFTIYTYE
- a CDS encoding plasmid transfer protein, coding for MSPSHASPEELLPDAPESQLCGPEVQPSAAVKPRQRLPFSPRKILLTGSAILLTVSLAGSLIALVVMGSQVSDLTIRFNTLDAAFRSGQIGQLTSNVSAMENRLKTLEQQAAALADLPGAVQSTREQQDSLKSAINQLRDNENTNSQAVAQLQTRAGALEHDVQQAKATLDELNRRAEPAQKPSEPEKPRTASEAGKSRTASASKKINRSVRRAVTLAAPFELTGIERRGGQTFAVVIPRGASQISAMRLLSPGDSLMGWTLKSTEGGHAARFQVNGSEQLIQAQ
- a CDS encoding type II secretion system F family protein, producing MASVNRFTPDRDMSVAEKLRYRLVRATFTGQYRQPFYETLRFLLENRKQLKEALIMIGEVHTDFGQRWHPYHELVQDCLEGVNDNRPGRALQDVLAVWAPYEEAALISAGMETGNIPGALMQADKLILARRRILGQVLFASVFPVVLVLLGTGLLLANNLALVPTMSKMSDPAGWTGALGLMNGVALWTGQWGLTAAAVAAGLVVLAFWSLPRWRGRLRRFADYLMPWSVYKDLQGAVFLMNIGALLGAGVQELKSLQILNGFAPPWLQERIEGAMECMSEGDSLGRAMRNSGYDFPSREAVNYLSLLDKGSSAASLITRYADRWLEQALARVARRANVTKLFSLVLIMSFFLLILLMVMQIQDMNTFSNH
- a CDS encoding tyrosine-type recombinase/integrase, producing the protein MALRNRIKKMTLVKALDKYFSSVSVHKRGHLQEFYRINVLKRSALAGKFMDEISSVDIADYRDSRLSTISTRTGHNVSANTVRLELALLSALYNLARIEWGTCSHNPVEHVRKPAASPGRTRRLTSVEERRIKRALQSKNPQLLAIFQLALETAMRQGEILSLRWEYVDLHMGVAHLPLTKNGTARDVPLSWKARQVLKEFAGAVSGPVFSYTSNGFKSAWRALLCETGIKDLHFHDLRHEAVSRLFELGTLNVMEVAAISGHKSMNMLKRYTHLRATQLVSKLDARRRQAQKLATIFIPYPAEIEEKEGQYLLRFTDLDHTVITAATREEAVFLAASSLLRIQAIAARAGKRLPPPGEINVRDPGRVLINPFVTKESVSAD
- a CDS encoding lytic transglycosylase domain-containing protein, translating into MLRIFTFLLLIMLCPRAGAFCFDAAGAKYHIDPLLLKAIATGESSLRPGITSINRDKTTGRALSTDYGLMQVNSTHIPSLMAQGVIHSPQELLTRPCLNVQIGTWILAKHFQVCGISWNCLGSYNAGFRKDRHETRESYANRIYAIYRQLLQKERGVKL
- a CDS encoding prepilin peptidase, with amino-acid sequence MTLLTLSMPWPTLIIIFPLCICIFSAMASLVRLYLMTSNDGREWVKVFSTPAPAGITWLFAAATAFMIMSPAPALERLLAVLFSLFLFKMTLSDAITGFLPREMTVSCLIAGLVSALAFPAFWEHFFSAVTALAVFAVWRYATFRMHGRECLGLGDVWLAGAVSAWLGGPEGLSALLAGVIFFVIWQLLVRRVSEGGPMGPWLCTGAILVTLTRLYQPLITW